From Desulfonatronum thiosulfatophilum:
CGGTGCCGCCCTCCTTGATTCTCCTCCCCCCGACCAAGCAACAGGGCCTGGTCGATCCGCAGTTTGCGGGTCAGGTCGGCCAGGACAGCTTCGTTGACCAGCATGGCCCTGAACGTGGTCAATTGTCCCTCGTTGGCATCGGGATACCGGGCAAAGAGCTCTTCGGTTATGCACAGCTCCAGAACCGCGTCTCCCAGAAACTCCAGCCGCTCGTTGCTCTGGCCTCTTCCGGCAGACTCGTTTGCAAAGGAGCTGTGCGTCAATGCTTCATGCAACAAACACAAATCCCCAAACGTGTAATTGAAATTCTTTTTTGACAACTCATCCCGAGTCAGTGTCACGTTGACCTTCCCCCTGTTATATGTGCAAATGAACCTGTTCATTCACCGAGCGTTGTCGGCCTTTCACTTGGCAGGGCTGCCCGTTCATGTCCGGCGGCAAGCATTCCTGCACCGGATCGCGCCTGAGCCCTCACCTGCTGCCATTCCCCGAAGGTCCGTGCTCCGGAGAGGTGCAGCTATCAAGGAAAAAAATACCCAGTCAACCGATTTTTAAAACAGGATCCGATCTGCTTGCTTGTCCATCCAACCTTTCATCGGGCAGAACATGCCATTTATCTAGGTTGGAGGAGACTTGCCTTGAAAACCTTGCGATTGATATTGAGTCCGCGTAATTTGATTGAAGTAAATTGCTAGAAGATTGACGGAAGTTCATTCACCCCACACGATAACGAACGTACTGAAGGAGGCATCCTATGGTCGGCATGTATGTTGGCTCGACGTCCGGTTATTCAGGCAAGAACCTGATAGCCATGGGACTTGGTCTGAAATTTCAAAAAGACGGCCTGAACGTCGGCTACATTAAGCCAGTGGGCGCCGTGCCCGTGCAAAAAGACGGCAAAATGGGCGATGAGGATGCTTTCTTTGTCCAGGATGTCCTGGGCCTGAGCGAGGATCCTGAAGTCGTCACCCCGGTTCTTGTCACCGAAGACTTCAAGACCAAGGCCTTTGGCGGCCTGACCCACGATCTCATGGGCGACATCAAGCGCAGCTACGAAACAATCAGCAAAGGGAAGGACGTCACCATCGTGGCCGGCTCCGGAAGCATGTATTCCGGAAAATACTGCAATGTCGACGCGGTCGAGGTCATCCGCACCCTGGGCATCAAATCCATCGTCATCGATCGCTACTCCAAGGAGTTGAATTACGACTACCTTGTGGTGCTCAAGGACACCCTGGGAGATCAGCTGATCGGCACGATTCTGAACGATGTTCCCATGGATTTCATGGATGAGTTGAAAAACATGCTCGTTCCCTTCCTGGAACGCAGCGGCGTGAAGGTCCTTGGAATTCTGCCGCGGGATCCGCTGCTCGGCGCGGTACAGGTGGGCGAATTGGCCCAGCGATTGAACGGCAAGCTGGTCGCGGCCAAGGACAAGGCCGACCGGGTCGTTGAAAATTTCCTCATCGGCAGCATGCAGGTCGAAAACTTCATGACCCACTTCCGCAAGAACAAGAATACCGCCATCATCATGGGCGGCGACAGATCGGACGTCCAGCTCGTAGCCCTGGAAGGCGAATGTCCATGTCTGATTCTCACCGGCAACATCTATCCCAACGACATCATCCTGACCCGGGCCGAAGTCAAGGGGGTGCCCATCATCGTCGTCCGGGACGACACCTTTACCATGTCCAAGAAAATGGATGCCATTCTGTCCCGGATGAAACTTCGGGACATGGTCAAGATTCAGCAAGGCGCCCAGATCGTCAGCAACAATGTGGACATTGCGTACATCAAGGAAAAGCTGGGCCTGTAGGATTTATCTCACGAGCCGTCGGCATGCATGCGGCTCAGGTCATACTCAAGGCGTCCCTTGCACAAGGGACGCCTTTTTTACAGCCGTCGCAACAAGATTACCGCAGTCGTTTCCGGCATGTATCTATCCGCTACCGGATATACCCCGTGTCTTTCGGCAACCCCGCGCCCGATGCCGCGGCGCTGGCCAGTCGGTCGCAGCACTCGTTCTCCGGGTTTCCGGAATGACCGCGCACCCAGTTGAAACA
This genomic window contains:
- the rnc gene encoding ribonuclease III; translation: MNRFICTYNRGKVNVTLTRDELSKKNFNYTFGDLCLLHEALTHSSFANESAGRGQSNERLEFLGDAVLELCITEELFARYPDANEGQLTTFRAMLVNEAVLADLTRKLRIDQALLLGRGEENQGGRHRQALLSDAFEALLGAVFLDGGYATAKEWVVEQFADLWPKQVEVTVEKDHKTKLQELTQQNFRDRPSYVLEGSSGPEHERTFHVLLKLPSGDEFRSSGSSVKKAEQNAAKQALMFLKNS
- a CDS encoding phosphotransacetylase family protein, which encodes MVGMYVGSTSGYSGKNLIAMGLGLKFQKDGLNVGYIKPVGAVPVQKDGKMGDEDAFFVQDVLGLSEDPEVVTPVLVTEDFKTKAFGGLTHDLMGDIKRSYETISKGKDVTIVAGSGSMYSGKYCNVDAVEVIRTLGIKSIVIDRYSKELNYDYLVVLKDTLGDQLIGTILNDVPMDFMDELKNMLVPFLERSGVKVLGILPRDPLLGAVQVGELAQRLNGKLVAAKDKADRVVENFLIGSMQVENFMTHFRKNKNTAIIMGGDRSDVQLVALEGECPCLILTGNIYPNDIILTRAEVKGVPIIVVRDDTFTMSKKMDAILSRMKLRDMVKIQQGAQIVSNNVDIAYIKEKLGL